TTGCGTTTCAGGAAGACGGGAGGTGTGGATAATGGAGCCCGTTCGAATTCTGCAGGTCGTCACCGTCATGAACAGGGGCGGACTGGAAACCATGCTCATGAACTACTATCGCCAGATGGACCGCGCCGACATTCAGTTTGATTTTATGGTACACAGGCTGGAAAGGGGGCACTATGACGACGAAATCGAGTCTATGGGCGGGGTCATCTATCGGATGCCGCCAATCAAACCGGGGAATTACCGGCTGTATTTCAATAAACTGACGGAGTTCTTTCATGCGCATCATGAATACAGGGTGGTCCATTCCCATATCAACGAGAACAGCAGCTTTGTTCTGAGGGAGGCCAAAAGAGCCGGTATTCCGTGCCGGATTGCCCACAGCCACCTCAGCGATCTAAGGCTGGACCTGAAATTTCCTTTCCGCGTATACGCCAAATATGTGATGAAGGATAATCCCAACCGGTATTTTGCCTGCTCGAAGAAAGCGGGACGCTGGCTGTTCGGCAGAGAGATTGAGGAACGGAACTCTCTCGTTGTGATGAATAATGCGGTCAACCTTCGGGAGTTCGCCTTTGACCCCGCCGTCCGCGAGAAGGTCAGGAGCGAGTTTCAGGCGGGCGAACGTTTGGTTATCGGCCATGTCGGGAGGTTCAACGAGCAGAAGAATCACTCGTTCTTGATTGACATCTTTCACAGCGTTTACCAGAGGAACCGCAATGTGCTCCTGGTTCTGGTCGGAGAGGGATATCTGGAGCCGGCGATCAGGCAAAAAGTCGAACAGCTCGGATTAAAGGATCATGTCGCCTTTCTGGGTGTCCGTTCGGATATCCCAAGGCTGATGCAGGGCATGGACTTGTTCCTGTTCCCGTCCTTGTTCGAAGGGCTGCCGGTCGTTCTGGTGGAAGCGCAGGCGGCGGGACTGAGATGCATCGCTTCCAGCTCGATTACCCCGGAGTCGGATTTGACGGGCAGGGTGAGGTTCATCAGTCTTCAGGAGCCGGCCGACCTTTGGGCGCGGGAGATTCTGGACAGTTCCTGTGAGCGTGCGGATACATCGGAGCAGCTGCGCGAAAGCGGATATGACTCCGCGAAGACCGCAGAGTGGCTGGCCTCTTTTTACCATACGGAATGTCAGCCGATTCTTAATCAGAGGTGAGCAAAATGGCCCCAACGCTTACGGTCTTTACCCCGACCTACAATAGAGCGCATACGCTGCATTTATGCTACCAGAGCCTGATCAGGCAGTCCTGCAGCGATTTTGTCTGGCTGATCATCGACGATGGCTCGACGGACCGGACAAAGGACCTGGTAGAGGGTTGGATACGCGAGGGCAGGGTGCCCATCCGTTACCATTACCAGGACAATCAGGGAATGCACGGCGCGCATAACGCCGCCTATGAACGGATCGATACGGAGCTTAATGTATGTATCGACTCCGACGATTATTTGGCCGATGACGCCGTGGACACAATCATCTCG
This region of Paenibacillus sp. URB8-2 genomic DNA includes:
- a CDS encoding glycosyltransferase family 1 protein; protein product: MEPVRILQVVTVMNRGGLETMLMNYYRQMDRADIQFDFMVHRLERGHYDDEIESMGGVIYRMPPIKPGNYRLYFNKLTEFFHAHHEYRVVHSHINENSSFVLREAKRAGIPCRIAHSHLSDLRLDLKFPFRVYAKYVMKDNPNRYFACSKKAGRWLFGREIEERNSLVVMNNAVNLREFAFDPAVREKVRSEFQAGERLVIGHVGRFNEQKNHSFLIDIFHSVYQRNRNVLLVLVGEGYLEPAIRQKVEQLGLKDHVAFLGVRSDIPRLMQGMDLFLFPSLFEGLPVVLVEAQAAGLRCIASSSITPESDLTGRVRFISLQEPADLWAREILDSSCERADTSEQLRESGYDSAKTAEWLASFYHTECQPILNQR